Proteins from a single region of Roseburia sp. 831b:
- a CDS encoding HlyD family efflux transporter periplasmic adaptor subunit, protein MKHSKKFWVEISGTMVVVIVGGTIGFTMIHAKGTEKESAYQETSLQYGDLELAFEEDGTTAISTDSQLPEFSVTAVTMTVEEVYVESGDSVNEGDALYKLTDDSVEAAKEYYEEAVADAKDDLDTAEMNYETGVLEVQYTYQSTLTDAENADASYSASLSALDATVAEKKAEWENAKNDIATYTNNLANNTYYTEAGVEEKEAAVTSATDAATAAQTAYQEQKEAYDTAKTTLTNDLAALQNLITSADNLETSRDDITTLMEQVSQDYGAVEAADESMSQAKQNAEKAQSDLQAAQKEAESAKQQAEQAAQQATKKKEELESKLSQLESDYQQALRDAVTKQVSIENEYDSTVLEAQYADSTYDATITTLQDAVDSAQSTLDDLEEEQNALLSLEDGVVCASQDGTIASVTYDADDTLVEQQAFVSYYNTQTISISVEVSQEDISKIAVGDTVSVAISGARTGNVEGKVASIASSATTGGSVSNVTYAVGIQIDNSDGMLSSGSSANVTFSYGTVEDVYYIETDALSDIDGTTAKVKQYDENGDVVEIPVTIGESTEQYTVVVEGISADDTCLIETEE, encoded by the coding sequence ATGAAGCATAGTAAAAAGTTCTGGGTGGAAATATCTGGAACTATGGTTGTAGTGATTGTTGGTGGAACCATTGGATTCACGATGATTCATGCAAAAGGTACAGAAAAAGAAAGTGCATATCAGGAGACTTCACTACAATATGGGGACCTGGAACTGGCGTTTGAGGAGGACGGCACCACGGCAATCTCAACGGACAGCCAGTTGCCGGAATTTTCTGTAACAGCAGTGACAATGACAGTGGAAGAAGTTTATGTAGAATCTGGGGATTCTGTCAATGAAGGAGATGCACTTTATAAACTGACAGATGACAGTGTGGAGGCAGCGAAAGAATATTATGAGGAAGCAGTTGCGGATGCAAAAGATGATTTAGATACAGCAGAGATGAACTATGAGACAGGAGTCTTAGAGGTACAGTACACGTACCAGTCGACATTAACGGATGCAGAAAATGCAGATGCAAGTTATAGCGCATCCTTAAGTGCATTGGATGCAACCGTTGCGGAAAAAAAGGCGGAATGGGAAAATGCTAAAAATGACATCGCAACTTACACCAATAACCTTGCAAACAATACCTACTACACGGAAGCAGGTGTAGAGGAAAAAGAGGCTGCTGTCACATCGGCAACGGATGCAGCCACAGCAGCGCAGACAGCTTATCAGGAGCAAAAAGAGGCATACGATACGGCAAAAACAACGCTGACAAATGACTTAGCTGCATTGCAGAATCTGATTACTTCGGCAGACAATTTAGAGACATCCAGAGACGATATTACAACGTTGATGGAGCAGGTTAGTCAAGACTATGGCGCAGTGGAAGCAGCAGACGAGAGCATGAGTCAGGCGAAACAGAATGCAGAAAAAGCCCAAAGTGATTTGCAGGCGGCACAAAAAGAGGCAGAGTCAGCCAAACAGCAGGCGGAACAGGCAGCCCAGCAGGCAACCAAGAAGAAAGAGGAATTAGAAAGCAAACTGTCCCAGTTAGAGAGTGATTATCAGCAGGCATTACGTGATGCGGTGACAAAGCAGGTAAGTATAGAAAATGAATACGATTCTACCGTGCTTGAGGCACAGTATGCGGACAGCACGTATGATGCAACCATTACCACACTGCAGGATGCGGTGGATAGTGCACAGAGTACATTAGATGATTTGGAAGAAGAGCAAAATGCCCTGCTTTCATTAGAAGATGGTGTTGTGTGTGCAAGCCAGGATGGAACGATTGCATCTGTGACCTATGATGCTGACGATACCCTTGTGGAACAGCAGGCATTTGTTTCTTATTATAATACGCAGACAATCAGTATTTCGGTAGAAGTATCACAGGAAGATATCTCAAAAATTGCCGTAGGAGATACTGTTTCGGTTGCAATTTCAGGTGCCAGAACCGGTAACGTGGAAGGAAAAGTGGCATCCATTGCATCTTCCGCAACGACAGGAGGAAGCGTATCAAATGTAACGTATGCAGTTGGGATACAGATTGACAATTCTGACGGTATGTTAAGTTCCGGTTCCTCTGCAAACGTTACGTTTTCTTATGGAACGGTGGAAGATGTTTACTATATCGAGACAGATGCACTGTCAGATATTGATGGAACGACAGCAAAAGTAAAACAGTACGATGAAAATGGCGACGTTGTTGAGATACCGGTTACAATCGGAGAAAGCACAGAGCAGTATACGGTTGTGGTAGAAGGAATTTCAGCAGACGATACCTGTCTGATTGAGACAGAGGAATAG